Proteins encoded together in one Variovorax paradoxus EPS window:
- a CDS encoding glycosyl hydrolase has translation MIEAVKFWNEPNNKSHWDLELDPDWSAYARMVTLASAAVRAENSTLTQVLGGISPIDAVFMASLRDRGVLDGLDAVAVHGFPLDWNHWPIDEWPQRIAEIEAVTHLPVWVTEVGVSTFGAEEVQEFGLRRTAQLLMGRVPRIFWYSLYDLPAAWPATTRHREAEGSSYYRHFHMGLLREDGTPKLACDQFAAFTPEFGICQWFHFEDHRLDDAVRWLNQLGVRRLRTGLSWADSFRPDADRWFDRQMRALEGFDVTLTFCFTPEHRGIAPHHTSPPQLPEEFAEFCARMVRRYASSGACTVAPPVEAAGTTPERLALR, from the coding sequence ATGATCGAAGCCGTCAAGTTCTGGAACGAACCCAACAACAAGTCGCACTGGGACCTGGAGCTCGACCCCGACTGGTCGGCCTACGCGCGCATGGTGACGCTCGCCTCCGCCGCGGTGCGCGCGGAGAACAGCACGCTCACGCAGGTGCTGGGCGGCATCTCGCCGATCGATGCGGTGTTCATGGCCAGCCTGCGCGATCGCGGCGTGCTCGACGGGCTCGATGCGGTGGCGGTGCACGGCTTTCCGCTCGACTGGAACCATTGGCCGATCGACGAATGGCCGCAACGCATTGCCGAGATCGAGGCGGTCACGCACCTGCCGGTGTGGGTGACCGAGGTGGGCGTGTCGACCTTCGGCGCCGAGGAGGTGCAGGAGTTCGGCCTGCGCCGCACAGCGCAACTGCTGATGGGCCGCGTGCCTCGCATCTTCTGGTATTCGCTCTACGACCTGCCCGCGGCCTGGCCCGCGACCACGCGGCACCGCGAGGCCGAGGGCTCGAGCTACTACCGCCACTTCCACATGGGCCTGCTGCGCGAGGACGGCACGCCCAAGCTGGCCTGCGACCAGTTTGCGGCCTTCACGCCTGAGTTCGGCATCTGCCAGTGGTTCCACTTCGAGGACCACCGGCTCGACGACGCGGTGCGCTGGCTGAACCAGCTCGGTGTGCGGCGCCTGCGCACGGGCCTCAGCTGGGCCGACAGCTTCCGCCCCGATGCCGACCGCTGGTTCGACCGCCAGATGCGCGCGCTCGAAGGCTTCGACGTGACGCTCACCTTCTGCTTCACGCCCGAGCACCGCGGCATCGCGCCGCACCACACGAGCCCGCCGCAGTTGCCCGAAGAGTTCGCTGAGTTCTGCGCGCGGATGGTGCGGCGCTATGCGTCCAGCGGCGCATGCACCGTGGCGCCGCCGGTCGAGGCAGCCGGCACGACACCCGAGCGCCTTGCGCTGCGCTGA
- a CDS encoding UDP-glucuronic acid decarboxylase family protein, whose translation MRLYNNQRRVLVTGGAGFLGSHLCERLLARGHEVLCADNFFTGTRRNIEHLLGDPRFELMRHDVTLPLYVEVDQIYNLACPASPVHYQHDPVQTTKTSVHGAINMLGLAKRVHARILQASTSEVYGDPDVHPQPESYWGKVNPIGVRSCYDEGKRCAETLFFDYHRQHGVDIRVARIFNTYGPRMHPRDGRVVSNFIVQALRGDPITVYGDGLQTRSFCFVDDLVEGLLRFMEAEPGAPGPVNIGNPGEFTVRELAEEVIRLTGSTSRIAFAPLPSDDPMQRRPDVRLARSMFGWEPHIQLQEGLRKTIDYFDGLLSAGELPPAQRSARRSGVVPAASTGGATVHAPLDA comes from the coding sequence ATGCGTCTCTACAACAACCAACGCCGCGTGCTGGTCACCGGCGGCGCAGGCTTCCTCGGCAGCCACCTGTGCGAACGCCTGCTCGCACGCGGCCACGAGGTGCTGTGCGCCGACAACTTCTTCACCGGCACGCGCCGCAACATCGAGCACCTGCTGGGCGACCCGCGCTTCGAGCTCATGCGCCACGACGTGACGCTGCCGCTGTATGTGGAGGTCGACCAGATCTACAACCTCGCATGTCCCGCCTCGCCGGTGCACTACCAGCACGATCCGGTGCAGACCACCAAGACCAGCGTGCACGGCGCGATCAACATGCTGGGCCTGGCCAAGCGGGTGCATGCGCGCATCCTGCAGGCCTCGACCAGCGAGGTGTACGGCGACCCCGACGTGCATCCGCAGCCCGAAAGCTACTGGGGCAAGGTCAACCCCATCGGCGTGCGCAGCTGCTACGACGAAGGCAAGCGCTGCGCCGAGACGCTCTTCTTCGACTACCACCGCCAGCACGGCGTGGACATCCGCGTGGCGCGCATCTTCAACACCTACGGCCCGCGCATGCATCCGCGCGACGGGCGCGTGGTGTCGAACTTCATCGTGCAGGCGCTGCGCGGCGACCCGATCACCGTGTACGGCGACGGCCTGCAGACGCGCAGCTTCTGTTTCGTGGACGACCTCGTCGAAGGGCTGCTGCGGTTCATGGAGGCGGAGCCGGGCGCACCCGGGCCGGTGAACATCGGCAACCCCGGCGAATTCACCGTGCGCGAACTGGCCGAGGAGGTGATCCGCCTGACCGGCTCGACCTCGCGCATCGCGTTTGCGCCGCTGCCTTCGGACGACCCGATGCAGCGCCGCCCCGACGTGCGCCTGGCGCGCTCGATGTTCGGCTGGGAGCCGCACATCCAGCTGCAGGAGGGCCTTCGCAAGACCATCGACTACTTCGATGGCCTGCTCTCGGCCGGCGAGCTGCCGCCCGCTCAGCGCAGCGCAAGGCGCTCGGGTGTCGTGCCGGCTGCCTCGACCGGCGGCGCCACGGTGCATGCGCCGCTGGACGCATAG
- a CDS encoding inositol-3-phosphate synthase, whose protein sequence is MSKIRVAIIGVGNCASSLVQGVHFYGDAKGTDFIPGLMHPDLAGYHPGDIEFSAAFDVHAEKVGRDLGEAIYTAPNNTMRFADVPPLGVTVQRGALHDGIGAYLKNVVPVARGKAGNVAKILRDTGTDVVVSYLPVGSQKATEWYAGQVIEAGCAFVNCVPVFIASRPAWEQRFAQRGLPVIGDDIKSQVGATIVHRILTDLFRKRGVRLDRTYQLNFGGNTDFLNMLERERLLSKKISKTQAVTSQLGHPMRASDVHVGPSDHVPWLDDRKWCYIRMEGTTFGNVPLQCEVKLEVWDSPNSAGVVIDAVRCAKLALDRGIGGAVLAPSSYFMKSPPQQFTDDEARELVEAFIRGDAAGQGAASGRPAATVAPAAHARRRSKVA, encoded by the coding sequence ATGAGCAAGATACGCGTCGCGATCATCGGTGTGGGCAACTGCGCCTCGTCCCTCGTGCAGGGCGTTCACTTCTACGGCGATGCCAAGGGCACCGACTTCATTCCGGGCCTGATGCACCCCGATCTCGCTGGCTACCACCCCGGCGACATCGAGTTCAGCGCCGCCTTCGATGTGCATGCAGAGAAGGTGGGCCGCGACCTCGGCGAAGCCATCTACACCGCCCCCAACAACACGATGCGCTTCGCCGACGTGCCGCCGCTCGGCGTCACGGTGCAGCGCGGCGCGCTGCACGACGGCATCGGCGCGTACCTGAAGAACGTGGTGCCTGTCGCACGCGGCAAGGCGGGCAACGTGGCGAAGATCCTGCGCGACACCGGCACCGACGTGGTGGTCTCCTACCTGCCGGTCGGTTCGCAAAAGGCCACCGAGTGGTATGCCGGGCAGGTCATCGAGGCGGGCTGCGCCTTCGTCAACTGCGTGCCGGTGTTCATCGCTTCCCGCCCCGCGTGGGAGCAGCGCTTTGCACAGCGCGGCCTGCCGGTGATCGGCGACGACATCAAGTCGCAGGTGGGCGCGACCATCGTGCACCGCATCCTCACCGACCTCTTCCGCAAGCGCGGCGTGCGGCTGGACCGCACCTACCAGCTGAACTTCGGCGGCAACACCGACTTCCTCAACATGCTGGAGCGCGAGCGGCTGCTCTCCAAGAAGATCTCCAAGACCCAGGCGGTGACCAGCCAGCTCGGCCACCCGATGCGCGCGAGCGATGTGCACGTGGGTCCGAGCGACCATGTGCCGTGGCTGGACGACCGCAAGTGGTGCTATATCCGCATGGAGGGCACCACCTTCGGCAACGTGCCGCTGCAGTGCGAGGTCAAGCTGGAGGTGTGGGACTCGCCCAACTCCGCGGGCGTGGTGATCGATGCGGTGCGCTGCGCGAAGCTCGCGCTCGACCGCGGCATCGGCGGCGCGGTGCTTGCGCCGTCGAGCTACTTCATGAAGTCGCCGCCGCAGCAGTTCACCGATGACGAGGCGCGCGAGCTGGTCGAGGCCTTCATCCGCGGCGATGCGGCCGGCCAGGGTGCGGCCTCGGGCCGTCCGGCTGCCACCGTCGCACCCGCCGCCCATGCCCGCCGCAGGAGCAAGGTCGCATGA